In Salvelinus alpinus chromosome 20, SLU_Salpinus.1, whole genome shotgun sequence, a genomic segment contains:
- the asmtl gene encoding probable bifunctional dTTP/UTP pyrophosphatase/methyltransferase protein, with the protein MFNLYMRSEVTMVLMNPVISKLTGKLVVLASASPRRLEILTNVGLRFEVVPSWFKETLDKRLFKMPHEYAVETAKQKALEVAKRMPFKHLKTPDIVIGADTVVTVDGLILEKPVDKQDAYRMLSRLSGKEHSVFTGVAIILCHEKEGEEINYQVIDFYEETKVKFADLSDDLLWEYINSGEPMDKAGGYGIQALGGMLVEYVHGDFLNVVGFPLNQFCKKLSLIFSPPGSLKQNRTQTSPQGSPVDTVPPAEPAASSPSGSPTHNGPPDSQGQNIPSASTAQNVKQEGSGCGEGEVPWTLVNNLSKCSENGEAEPQGISDPAAPDLTSRGTMQMQNVREHETEDIKEKLSKMIELMDGFKASKVLFTASKLRVFDVLRSSKTGELQAEDVAQGIKASLKGTERLLEACVSLGLLQRTGKEYANTAMSRHFLLSDGPLSLQGYIQHCNELVWPLFTHLETAVREGTNQHEKAFGKTSDNFFQDAYYSRHEVKLRFMKAMHSIAKVSGRDVATAFDLSKYKTACDLGGCTGAMAYEFAKAHPGLSVTMFDLPEVIEMSGHFRPHDADDRVSFVAGDFFKDELPKADVYILARILHDWSDEKVHILLSKIAKACNPGCCVLVSEIFLDEDREGPSRGLLQALSMTEGRQRSASEYSLLLKSHGFTSVQIKHTHNLLDAILCVTE; encoded by the exons ATGTTTAACTTGTATATGCGCAGTGAGGTCACCATGGTGTTGATGAATCCTGTCATTTCCAAGCTGACCGGTAAACTGGTCGTCCTGGCTAGTGCGTCTCCAAGGAGGCTGGAGATACTCACCAATGTG GGTTTACGATTTGAGGTTGTCCCATCCTGGTTCAAGGAAACGTTAGACAAGAGGCTGTTCAAAATGCCCCATGAGTATGCTGTGGAGACTGCCAAGCAGAAGGCCCTGGAGGTGGCCAAGAGGATGCCATTT AAACACCTGAAAACTCCAGACATTGTGATTGGAGCAGACACTGTTGTT ACAGTGGATGGACTGATTCTTGAGAAGCCAGTGGACAAGCAAGATGCATACCGAATGCTTTCAAG GTTGAGTGGTAAAGAACACAGTGTTTTTACCGGAGTGGCGATCATTCTCTGCCATGAGAAAGAAG GTGAAGAGATTAATTATCAAGTGATTGACTTCTATGAGGAGACTAAGGTGAAGTTTGCAGATCTGTCTGACGATTTACTCTGGGAGTACATCAATAGCGGAGAACCCAT ggacaAGGCTGGTGGCTATGGTATCCAGGCTCTGGGTGGTATGCTGGTGGAGTATGTACACGGAGACTTCCTGAATGTGGTGGGCTTCCCGCTCAACCAGTTCTGCAAGAAGCTGAGTCTCATCTTCAGCCCCCCAGGCAGCCTGAAACAAAACAGAACCCAGACCAGCCCCCAAGGCAGCCCTGTCGACACGGTCCCTCCAGCCGAGCCAGCCGCCAGCAGCCCCTCAGGCAGCCCAACCCATAACGGCCCTCCGGACAGCCAAGGACAAAACATCCCTTCAGCCAGTACAGCCCAAAAT GTGAAACAGGAGGGGAGTGGGTGTGGAGAGGGCGAGGTGCCCTGGACGTTGGTTAACAACCTGTCTAAGTGCTCTGAGAACGGGGAGGCTGAGCCCCAGGGCATCAGCGACCCTGCAGCACCAGACTTGACCAGCAGGGGCACCATGCAGATGCAGAATGTGAGGGAGCACGAGACGGAAGACATCAAGGAAAAGTTGAGCAAGATGATCGAGCTCATGGATGGATTTAAAGCCTCAAAG GTGTTGTTCACAGCATCCAAGCTGCGTGTGTTTGACGTGTTAAGGAGCAGTAAGACAGGGGAGCTGCAGGCTGAGGATGTGGCCCAGGGGATCAAAGCATCTTTGAAGGGGACCGAACGCCTGCTGGAGGCCTGCGTCTCTCTGGGACTCCTGCAAAGAACGGGAAAAG AGTACGCAAACACAGCGATGTCCAGGCATTTCCTGCTGTCGGACGGTCCCCTCTCTCTGCAGGGGTACATCCAGCACTGTAACGAACTCGTGTGGCCTCTCTTCACCCACCTGGAGACTGCTGTGAGGGAGGGGACCAACCAGCACGAGAAGGCCTTCGGGAAAACCTCTGATAACTTTTTCCAG GATGCCTACTACAGCAGACATGAAGTGAAGCTGCGATTCATGAAGGCCATGCACAGCATCGCAAAGGTTTCTGGTAGAGACGTGGCGACGGCCTTTGACCTCTCCAAGTATAAGACGGCCTGCGACTTGGGCG GATGCACTGGGGCCATGGCGTATGAGTTTGCCAAAGCACACCCGGGGTTGTCTGTGACCATGTTCGACTTACCCGAAGTCATTGAGATGAGCGGTCACTTCCGGCCACATGACGCAGATGACAGAGTATCTTTTGTAGCAG GAGATTTCTTCAAAGATGAGCTTCCCAAGGCAGACGTATACATCCTGGCAAGAATTCTCCACGACTGGTCGGATGAGAAAGTACACATCTTGCTGAGTAAAATTGCAAAAGCATGCAATCCTG GCTGCTGCGTGCTGGTGAGTGAGATCTTTTTGGATGAGGACAGGGAGGGGCCGAGCAGAGGCTTACTTCAGGCCCTCAGTATGACAGAGGGGAGACAAAGGAGCGCCTCCGAATACAGCCTCCTACTGAAGAGCCACGGCTTCACCTCAGtgcaaatcaaacacacacacaacctcctgGATGCCATCCTGTGTGTCACTGAGTGA